From the genome of Anaplasma ovis str. Haibei, one region includes:
- a CDS encoding ComEC/Rec2 family competence protein: MIFGLTVNAMQPAVGLFRIREFWQLTIGAFISQACDFVIWIPALQAAGILLYFSLKHEPSFTLAALVACATVALFFLTLANTRFLPLLIVAFGALGFISAYCRTTLLFPKKPPISTFRRVYVNGATGLLKEINHKPGYAQLLVCNVTSDRVQGICVRLAARTTIDPSIRPGDILTFSGVMHPPLVSASKHGYDFARVAYFRGIDAVGFTTSQVKLHERRGKVGFKEWVERIRDKIYTRLVSGLQRDCAEIMAALLVGKRLGIRSEILEDIRNSGLSHLFAISGLHLSFVAGISFILTRNIFVLSETITLKHNIKKFAAVAAIIASFCYLLISGMPVSACRAFIMVTLTFVGIIVDRPNSGLRSISLAASIILLLTPETILLPSFQMSFAAVVALAGGFDISRVISARSVVRYITAATSGSLVASIATAPYVVYHFNYFSIVGVISNIVAIPLTAFVVIPLGLVYVIAGCLSAGSLVSRPLEASVGLILYIAHYAAKAEWLAPTVRSIPPSSVLFMTLGLLAFSWCRGVTRIILGLLFVLSGFLLALSYKTPDVLCSVGGVAVKEGDGRLYFAMRRGSTRGFAYSAWAREMGSLKSSMGGYFGQGKKLICMAGSCVYDNRVLISCDTEFILQRCSEADLVIYTGSGLHYPVPCSHVPHITYDDVKKHGVHHVSLSSSSVRVESARTERPWHANAASFVQGRCAKCTVGNKNARGSAPLCNGFKRDTP, encoded by the coding sequence ATGATCTTTGGCCTTACCGTTAACGCAATGCAGCCAGCAGTCGGACTGTTCCGCATAAGGGAGTTTTGGCAACTGACTATCGGTGCGTTCATATCTCAGGCCTGCGATTTTGTGATATGGATTCCAGCGTTGCAAGCTGCGGGTATCCTACTGTATTTCTCCCTAAAACACGAGCCAAGTTTTACACTGGCAGCACTTGTGGCTTGCGCAACAGTGGCTCTTTTTTTTCTTACGCTGGCCAATACAAGATTCTTGCCGCTGCTGATTGTGGCGTTTGGGGCGCTGGGGTTTATCAGTGCATACTGCAGGACCACATTACTCTTTCCCAAAAAGCCGCCCATTTCCACATTTCGGCGGGTGTACGTCAACGGTGCTACTGGGCTACTGAAGGAGATTAACCATAAGCCCGGGTATGCCCAACTTCTAGTGTGTAATGTAACAAGCGACAGGGTTCAGGGCATATGTGTAAGACTTGCTGCAAGAACCACAATCGATCCTTCGATAAGACCTGGAGACATATTGACATTTTCTGGAGTTATGCACCCACCGCTTGTTTCCGCGTCTAAACACGGCTACGACTTTGCCCGGGTTGCGTACTTCAGAGGCATTGATGCGGTCGGTTTTACGACCTCCCAGGTCAAGTTGCATGAACGACGCGGCAAAGTAGGGTTCAAGGAATGGGTAGAGAGAATCAGAGACAAGATCTATACAAGACTTGTTTCTGGCCTTCAGCGAGATTGCGCCGAAATAATGGCGGCGCTGCTAGTCGGCAAAAGGCTTGGTATCAGAAGTGAGATACTAGAAGATATAAGAAATTCCGGGCTTTCGCATCTGTTCGCAATTTCTGGACTGCATCTATCTTTCGTTGCTGGTATCTCATTCATACTCACCAGAAATATCTTTGTTCTCTCCGAAACTATAACCCTCAAACATAACATAAAAAAGTTTGCTGCGGTTGCAGCCATTATTGCAAGTTTTTGCTACCTACTTATTTCCGGTATGCCAGTTTCGGCCTGCAGGGCATTTATCATGGTAACCCTAACTTTTGTTGGGATAATAGTCGACAGACCTAACAGCGGATTGCGCTCCATATCTCTTGCCGCGTCTATCATACTATTGCTCACTCCTGAGACAATCTTGCTACCCAGTTTTCAAATGTCGTTTGCCGCTGTTGTGGCGCTGGCTGGAGGTTTTGACATAAGCAGGGTAATATCTGCACGTAGTGTTGTGAGGTACATTACCGCGGCAACCTCAGGCTCTTTGGTTGCCAGCATTGCAACTGCCCCGTATGTTGTGTACCACTTCAACTACTTCTCCATAGTTGGAGTAATATCGAATATCGTTGCTATCCCGCTTACAGCGTTTGTAGTGATACCGCTGGGCCTCGTATACGTGATAGCAGGCTGCCTATCCGCCGGTTCGTTAGTGTCTCGCCCGTTGGAAGCGTCTGTAGGTCTGATTTTATATATTGCCCATTATGCTGCAAAAGCTGAGTGGTTAGCGCCAACCGTGCGCAGCATTCCTCCCAGTTCTGTGCTATTTATGACACTCGGATTGCTAGCATTCAGCTGGTGTCGTGGGGTCACAAGAATAATATTGGGTTTGCTTTTTGTTTTGTCTGGGTTTCTACTCGCGCTTTCTTACAAGACTCCGGATGTCCTTTGTAGCGTTGGTGGGGTGGCTGTGAAAGAGGGTGATGGCCGGCTGTATTTTGCAATGAGGAGGGGGAGCACGAGAGGGTTTGCTTACTCCGCGTGGGCGCGGGAAATGGGCAGCCTAAAATCATCAATGGGAGGCTATTTTGGTCAGGGGAAGAAGCTGATATGTATGGCAGGCAGTTGCGTATACGATAATAGAGTGCTAATTTCCTGCGATACTGAGTTTATCTTACAACGCTGTTCGGAGGCGGATTTGGTAATATACACCGGGTCCGGCCTGCACTACCCGGTGCCATGCAGCCATGTACCTCATATTACTTATGATGACGTCAAGAAACATGGGGTGCACCATGTATCGCTCAGTAGCTCCTCGGTTAGGGTAGAAAGTGCGCGCACCGAAAGGCCGTGGCACGCAAATGCGGCAAGTTTTGTTCAAGGGAGGTGTGCGAAATGCACTGTGGGAAACAAAAATGCGCGCGGTTCAGCGCCTCTTTGTAACGGTTTTAAACGTGACACACCCTGA
- the pheT gene encoding phenylalanine--tRNA ligase subunit beta, with amino-acid sequence MRFAYSWLLDHLDTKWSAGAVADELSRLGIEAELLHECRDPVPFVVARVGTVKPHPSADRLKVCEVFDGTSHMQVVCGAPNVREGMLSVLARCGAVMPNGGPAIVEAVLRGVKSHGMLCSADELGVQGWRAQDSGILDLPSSDYEVGDSFFLSGAVIEVGVTPNRGDCLGLRGIARELVAAGVGAFRPLPVDNLETFGRSPIKAEMRSAGMLMGRYIKSIKNTGNSPRWIRDRLISAGVKTISCVVDIVNYVMLVLNRPMHAYDADKIQGGKLVVGASSNTDFHALDGKKYTLSKDNLVVTDGAGVVHCVAGVIGSALSGCTLDSENIFLESAWYDPVDIAMSARILKLSTDSSYRFERFTDPGCVKLGLDFASHMIVKYCGGVASDVVVCGEAPFSEGRVISFNPDSVGVIGSVKIEREEILSVLTALGFDVNTDKDHQWEVSVPSWRLADVRSSFDVVEEVLRMHGYDKVNEQPVVPCIAGPRGRNYDDKLSLVMLSAGLTEVVTWSFMSGAVAKKLGYCVEDLCIENPVSNKFDVMRPTLLPNLLQATASNQACGCESVTIFELGEVYRLLDESERSICGVRSGDNVPRNPHGATRKFDFFDAKCDVLQVLAQLGVDNREVGFRSCDRNYMHPARSADVYFRGILCGYVGELHPDLISFFEMRSTAACFEIFVSRIPIVDEDLATEDEFLVHKYQPVKRDFAFVLDKGVQSQALVDVVGCAPGVAEVSVFDVYCGDNIPEGKVSIAIAVVMMSKVGTMTESEIKDVSERIIALVAQKLGGELRTD; translated from the coding sequence GTGAGATTCGCATATTCCTGGCTTCTGGACCATTTGGATACTAAGTGGTCGGCCGGTGCAGTTGCGGATGAGCTCTCTCGCTTGGGTATCGAGGCAGAGTTGTTGCACGAATGTCGGGACCCAGTTCCATTCGTGGTCGCCAGGGTTGGTACAGTTAAGCCCCATCCCTCGGCTGATAGGCTGAAAGTCTGTGAGGTTTTTGACGGCACAAGCCACATGCAGGTGGTGTGTGGCGCACCCAACGTCAGGGAGGGCATGCTGTCTGTACTGGCGCGCTGCGGTGCGGTGATGCCCAATGGTGGTCCCGCGATCGTTGAGGCAGTGCTCAGGGGTGTGAAAAGCCATGGTATGCTTTGTTCGGCTGATGAACTAGGCGTCCAAGGGTGGAGGGCCCAAGATTCCGGTATATTGGACCTCCCGAGTTCTGACTATGAAGTGGGAGATAGCTTTTTTCTGTCCGGAGCTGTGATTGAGGTTGGTGTCACACCAAACCGGGGGGATTGCCTAGGCCTTCGTGGCATTGCCAGAGAGTTAGTTGCTGCTGGGGTTGGGGCTTTTAGGCCACTGCCTGTGGACAACCTAGAGACTTTTGGGCGTTCTCCAATAAAAGCTGAAATGCGCTCTGCTGGCATGCTTATGGGCAGGTATATTAAGTCCATAAAAAACACTGGGAACTCACCTAGGTGGATTAGAGATCGCCTGATATCCGCCGGCGTCAAGACCATCTCATGCGTTGTTGACATAGTAAATTATGTTATGCTGGTCCTCAACAGGCCGATGCATGCATATGATGCCGACAAGATACAAGGCGGCAAGCTGGTTGTCGGTGCGTCATCTAACACAGATTTTCACGCGCTTGACGGGAAGAAATACACCCTTAGCAAAGACAATTTGGTGGTGACAGACGGTGCCGGAGTTGTGCACTGCGTTGCGGGCGTCATAGGATCGGCCCTGAGTGGGTGTACATTGGATTCTGAAAATATATTTCTTGAATCCGCGTGGTATGATCCGGTCGATATTGCAATGTCGGCCAGGATACTCAAACTATCTACAGATTCCAGCTACAGATTTGAGAGATTTACCGATCCTGGGTGCGTTAAACTTGGCCTGGATTTCGCGTCACATATGATTGTAAAGTACTGCGGCGGCGTCGCATCCGACGTTGTGGTGTGCGGTGAAGCACCTTTTTCTGAGGGCAGGGTGATAAGCTTCAATCCAGATTCCGTGGGCGTTATAGGTAGTGTAAAAATTGAGCGCGAAGAAATTCTGAGCGTATTAACGGCTTTGGGCTTTGATGTTAATACCGACAAGGATCATCAGTGGGAGGTCTCGGTACCATCTTGGAGGTTGGCTGATGTGCGCTCTTCCTTCGATGTTGTGGAGGAAGTGCTGCGCATGCACGGGTATGACAAAGTTAATGAGCAGCCCGTTGTGCCGTGTATTGCGGGCCCTAGGGGGCGTAATTACGACGACAAGTTAAGTCTGGTCATGCTATCTGCTGGGCTTACAGAGGTTGTTACGTGGTCCTTCATGAGCGGCGCTGTCGCGAAAAAACTTGGATATTGTGTTGAAGACTTGTGCATAGAAAACCCGGTAAGCAACAAGTTTGATGTCATGCGCCCGACTCTTTTGCCCAATTTGCTACAAGCAACCGCGAGCAATCAAGCGTGTGGGTGTGAGAGTGTAACGATTTTCGAGCTTGGGGAGGTTTATAGGCTTCTTGATGAGAGCGAGCGCTCGATATGTGGCGTACGTTCCGGTGATAACGTTCCGCGCAATCCTCACGGCGCCACCAGAAAATTTGATTTTTTTGATGCAAAGTGTGACGTTTTACAGGTACTTGCCCAACTCGGTGTTGATAATCGGGAGGTTGGGTTCAGAAGCTGTGACAGGAATTATATGCACCCGGCGCGATCGGCAGATGTGTACTTTCGCGGCATATTGTGCGGATATGTTGGTGAGCTGCACCCCGACCTCATTAGTTTTTTTGAAATGCGATCTACCGCTGCGTGTTTTGAAATATTTGTATCCCGCATCCCGATTGTGGATGAAGATCTCGCAACAGAAGACGAATTTTTGGTGCACAAGTACCAGCCAGTAAAGAGGGATTTTGCATTTGTGTTGGACAAAGGAGTACAATCTCAAGCTTTGGTTGACGTAGTAGGTTGTGCCCCCGGCGTGGCGGAAGTTTCGGTTTTTGATGTCTACTGTGGGGATAACATACCCGAAGGCAAGGTGTCTATCGCTATTGCTGTTGTGATGATGTCAAAAGTGGGCACCATGACTGAATCGGAGATTAAAGACGTATCTGAGCGCATTATAGCCCTGGTAGCGCAAAAACTTGGGGGTGAGCTTAGAACTGATTAA
- the rplQ gene encoding 50S ribosomal protein L17, giving the protein MRHGVNCRKFSRPTAHRLSMLANLAVSLIRHERIVTTVAKAKDLRPFVERLVTIARRLAKQDPVRGRRLLLSRMGGDLDAVNKLLDVLAKRYARRPGGYTRILKNGFRAGDCAPVAIMEFVDRKEGEPKKAVEG; this is encoded by the coding sequence ATGAGGCATGGTGTAAATTGTAGAAAGTTCTCCCGTCCTACGGCGCATAGGTTGTCTATGTTGGCTAATCTTGCGGTGTCGCTGATTCGTCACGAGCGTATTGTTACCACGGTCGCGAAGGCAAAAGACTTAAGGCCCTTTGTGGAGAGGCTGGTCACCATTGCACGGAGGCTTGCAAAGCAGGACCCGGTCCGCGGCCGTAGGCTTTTGCTTTCCAGGATGGGTGGGGACTTGGATGCAGTTAACAAGCTGTTAGACGTGCTGGCAAAACGCTATGCCCGGCGTCCTGGTGGCTATACCCGAATTTTGAAGAACGGGTTCCGCGCGGGCGATTGTGCTCCAGTTGCAATTATGGAATTTGTGGACAGAAAAGAGGGAGAGCCTAAAAAGGCGGTTGAGGGCTAA
- a CDS encoding DNA-directed RNA polymerase subunit alpha, whose translation MAISDSGGGSVGLCYGSEFSISDHWDKLTRPSSIKVVGDGDVSRSAELIVEPLESGFALTLGNALRRVMMSSLRGFAVYGIEVEGVSHELTSLSGVREDVADLVLNLSMLRVKLLTSESRVLRLVAKGPGEITAAAIGDSEGCVILNKDLHICTLGKDVDFSMKIYVNSGKGYVPASEYRAASRSGAASEVGSGFIATNALYSPVKKVAFRIESSRIGQFTDYDRLVLSVETDGSISPDEAVAVSARVLQDQLQSFIGSEEIEGESRKKVDKEEGALPYDHNLLRKVDELELSVRSHNCLKNDNITYIGDLVQKTESDMLRTPNFGRKSLNEINEVLASMNLHLGMKVPNWPPESIENLSKQYSED comes from the coding sequence ATGGCGATTTCTGATAGTGGGGGGGGCTCCGTTGGCTTGTGTTATGGCAGCGAGTTCTCGATCTCTGATCACTGGGATAAACTGACCAGACCTTCTTCCATAAAGGTTGTGGGTGATGGCGATGTATCACGTTCTGCTGAGTTGATTGTGGAGCCCCTGGAGAGCGGGTTTGCCCTCACCTTGGGTAACGCGCTCAGGCGTGTCATGATGTCTTCCCTGAGGGGGTTCGCTGTATACGGGATAGAGGTTGAGGGTGTGTCGCACGAACTCACGTCCCTATCTGGAGTTCGGGAGGACGTTGCGGATTTGGTGCTCAACCTCAGCATGTTGAGGGTAAAGCTTTTGACTTCCGAATCCAGAGTTTTACGTCTTGTTGCCAAAGGTCCTGGGGAGATCACGGCGGCCGCTATAGGTGACTCTGAGGGTTGTGTGATCCTGAACAAGGATTTGCATATCTGCACTTTGGGCAAGGATGTTGACTTTAGCATGAAGATATATGTGAACAGCGGAAAAGGCTATGTTCCCGCTTCTGAATACAGAGCGGCCTCCAGATCTGGTGCTGCCAGTGAAGTAGGTTCTGGGTTCATTGCAACCAATGCGCTCTATAGTCCGGTAAAAAAGGTTGCATTTAGGATCGAGAGCAGTAGGATAGGTCAGTTTACTGACTACGATAGGCTTGTTCTCTCTGTTGAGACGGATGGCTCTATATCTCCGGACGAGGCCGTGGCCGTTTCTGCCAGGGTACTGCAAGATCAGCTGCAGTCGTTCATAGGCTCTGAGGAGATTGAGGGAGAGTCCAGGAAGAAGGTTGATAAAGAGGAGGGGGCGCTCCCATATGATCATAATCTACTGCGCAAGGTTGATGAGCTGGAGCTTTCTGTGAGGTCCCACAACTGTTTGAAAAATGACAACATAACGTACATAGGTGACCTTGTGCAAAAAACAGAGTCTGACATGTTGCGCACTCCCAATTTTGGTAGAAAGTCTCTGAATGAAATAAATGAGGTCTTGGCCAGCATGAACCTTCACCTTGGCATGAAGGTTCCTAATTGGCCGCCTGAGTCTATCGAGAATCTTAGTAAGCAGTATAGTGAGGATTAG
- the rpsK gene encoding 30S ribosomal protein S11, translated as MAVVKKRRNVVVGRVHIYATYNNVIVTIADQQGHVLVTTSAGACSFKGSKKATPYAAQETVARAVKAVVERNGMRTVSVCISGPGAGREAAIRAVQTCNLNVTSIRDTTKLPHNGCKLPKRRRV; from the coding sequence ATGGCGGTAGTTAAGAAAAGGAGAAACGTTGTTGTGGGCAGGGTGCACATCTATGCCACATACAACAACGTGATTGTGACGATTGCTGATCAGCAGGGGCATGTTCTTGTCACTACCTCAGCCGGGGCCTGTAGCTTTAAAGGCTCCAAGAAGGCGACCCCTTATGCTGCTCAGGAGACAGTGGCAAGAGCGGTTAAGGCCGTTGTTGAGCGGAATGGTATGAGGACAGTGTCAGTGTGCATATCCGGTCCTGGTGCTGGTAGGGAAGCTGCCATCAGGGCGGTTCAGACGTGTAACCTCAACGTTACGTCCATAAGGGATACTACTAAACTCCCTCACAATGGGTGTAAGCTGCCGAAGAGGCGCAGGGTATAG
- the rpsM gene encoding 30S ribosomal protein S13, which translates to MARIGGVNVPVNKRVVVALTYIYGIGPSLASKICEGCGIGEDVLVSSLSDEDVVKIRNFIRSGCVVEADLRKEVAMNIKFLMDIGCYRGLRHRKKLPVRGQRTHTNARTRKGGTRLAVAVKKG; encoded by the coding sequence GTGGCGCGTATAGGTGGGGTTAATGTCCCCGTAAATAAGCGTGTTGTAGTTGCCTTGACGTACATATACGGTATCGGTCCGTCCCTGGCCAGTAAGATTTGCGAGGGCTGTGGTATAGGAGAGGATGTTCTCGTATCCTCCCTTAGCGACGAAGATGTGGTTAAGATCAGAAACTTCATAAGGTCTGGCTGTGTTGTTGAGGCTGACCTGAGGAAAGAGGTAGCTATGAATATCAAGTTTCTTATGGACATAGGTTGCTATAGGGGCTTGCGTCATAGGAAGAAGCTTCCTGTGCGCGGTCAGAGGACGCACACGAATGCTAGGACCCGTAAAGGCGGCACCAGGCTGGCCGTTGCTGTCAAGAAGGGGTGA
- a CDS encoding adenylate kinase family protein has protein sequence MEKSKINLLILGAPGSGKGTQARMLAGYLDGLQVVSMGDLLRSEVREHTEIGKEVENVMRSGLLVDDALVCEILFRKLRKVRRGFLLDGFPRNLRQAEFLTVILQLIDCGIDAVIKLEVDAEVIEYRLRGRLICKGCGKVSNVSFGTTVCDECGCRDYISRNDDVTETIKHRILEYESVIGELEKYYGKLVTRVDSNRSVDEVFQAIRDIVDVPNN, from the coding sequence ATGGAAAAAAGTAAAATAAACCTGCTCATCTTAGGGGCTCCCGGCTCTGGTAAGGGAACGCAGGCGCGCATGCTGGCCGGGTATTTAGACGGTCTGCAAGTGGTGTCCATGGGTGACTTACTACGCAGCGAGGTTCGCGAGCACACTGAGATAGGCAAAGAGGTGGAAAACGTGATGCGCTCGGGTCTCCTCGTCGATGATGCACTTGTGTGTGAGATCTTGTTCAGAAAGCTCAGAAAAGTTAGGCGGGGGTTTCTACTTGATGGGTTTCCAAGAAATCTGCGTCAGGCCGAGTTTTTGACGGTCATTCTACAATTAATAGATTGCGGAATCGACGCTGTGATAAAATTAGAGGTAGATGCGGAAGTTATAGAATACAGGTTGCGTGGGCGCTTGATATGCAAGGGTTGTGGCAAGGTGTCGAACGTGAGCTTCGGCACAACGGTGTGCGATGAGTGTGGTTGTCGTGATTATATCAGTAGGAATGACGATGTAACGGAAACAATAAAGCACAGAATTTTAGAGTATGAATCCGTTATAGGAGAGTTGGAGAAGTACTACGGAAAGCTGGTAACTAGAGTAGACAGCAATAGATCTGTAGACGAAGTGTTTCAGGCCATAAGGGATATAGTTGATGTTCCAAATAACTAG
- the secY gene encoding preprotein translocase subunit SecY translates to MNVGARGNTGLLRRFGFTLLALIVYRLGTYIPIPGVNPSVVEDIVSSHATGVLGIFNVFSGGALGRMTIFALNVMPYIVSSIIVQLLSVAIPTLNEMRQDGELGRMKMSTYTRYLSVVFCVAQGLVILLGLERMNSDEVMVVINPGIMFRVVGISSLLAGTMFLLWLGERINSKGIGNGISLIIFVGIISELPSSISSVFLLGKNGEVSGLVVLSMLLSFFALFLLIIFFERSYRKVFVQYPKRQTGGRFYSSDSSYIPLKINTAGVIPPIFANALLLSFISLVRFHSGSEWADLLLGYLSSEGVLYVSVYIALIMFFTFFYTSLVFDTKETSEMLKKNGGFVPGKRPGKATQEYFDQVIGRITVLGAMYLSVVCVVPEIVRHYCAVSFTLGGTSFLIIVNVINDTFSQVQTQVYSGRYSALMKKSELWKKVK, encoded by the coding sequence GTGAATGTGGGTGCACGAGGCAATACTGGGCTGCTCCGGAGGTTTGGGTTCACGCTGCTAGCCCTAATAGTGTATCGCTTGGGTACTTATATCCCCATTCCCGGAGTTAATCCCAGCGTTGTAGAGGATATAGTCTCTAGCCACGCGACCGGCGTTCTCGGCATCTTCAATGTGTTCTCCGGGGGTGCCCTGGGCAGGATGACTATCTTCGCGCTCAATGTCATGCCGTATATAGTCTCGTCCATAATAGTGCAGCTGCTTTCCGTTGCCATACCCACTCTTAATGAGATGAGGCAGGATGGCGAGCTTGGTAGGATGAAAATGAGCACCTACACGAGATATCTGTCCGTAGTTTTTTGTGTTGCGCAGGGGTTGGTTATACTCTTGGGGCTGGAGCGCATGAACTCCGACGAGGTTATGGTGGTCATCAATCCGGGCATAATGTTCCGGGTGGTTGGGATAAGTAGCCTACTGGCGGGAACCATGTTTTTGCTTTGGCTTGGAGAAAGAATCAATTCTAAGGGTATAGGTAACGGTATTTCCCTCATAATTTTTGTGGGGATAATTTCCGAGCTGCCAAGTTCTATATCCTCCGTGTTTTTGCTTGGAAAAAACGGGGAGGTTTCTGGGCTGGTAGTCCTATCAATGCTGCTATCGTTTTTTGCTCTATTCCTGTTGATAATTTTTTTCGAGAGATCGTACAGGAAGGTTTTTGTTCAGTACCCGAAACGACAGACGGGCGGCCGCTTTTACAGTAGCGATTCAAGTTACATTCCGCTCAAAATAAATACCGCGGGTGTCATACCCCCAATTTTCGCTAACGCCTTGCTGCTGTCATTTATTTCACTCGTAAGGTTTCATTCCGGCTCTGAATGGGCCGATTTACTGCTTGGGTACCTTTCCTCGGAAGGCGTACTGTACGTCTCCGTCTATATAGCGCTGATAATGTTTTTTACCTTCTTCTACACTTCCCTCGTGTTTGATACAAAGGAGACTTCGGAGATGCTAAAAAAAAATGGGGGATTTGTTCCCGGAAAGCGTCCAGGTAAGGCGACCCAAGAGTATTTTGACCAGGTTATAGGTAGGATCACAGTCTTGGGCGCGATGTACTTATCCGTTGTGTGTGTTGTGCCGGAAATTGTTCGTCACTACTGCGCAGTTTCGTTCACCCTGGGTGGTACCAGCTTTTTGATCATCGTGAATGTCATAAATGACACGTTCTCTCAGGTTCAGACTCAGGTGTACTCTGGCAGGTATAGCGCGTTGATGAAGAAGTCTGAGTTATGGAAAAAAGTAAAATAA
- the rplO gene encoding 50S ribosomal protein L15, producing the protein MKLNELFAGLSRRRRPKVLGRGLGCGKGKTSGRGHKGQKARSGCAVNGFEGGQQPIFTRLPKRGFRSMSRVEYEIVNIGALQKLISEKKIVDASNISKELMAELGIIPSPMSKVKVLGKGALKAKVGVSYDAVSKAAGKKVYLPKG; encoded by the coding sequence ATGAAATTGAACGAATTATTTGCTGGATTGTCCAGACGTAGGAGGCCTAAAGTTCTGGGCAGAGGCCTGGGGTGCGGTAAGGGTAAGACCTCTGGTAGGGGGCATAAGGGCCAGAAGGCTAGGTCGGGGTGCGCCGTCAATGGGTTTGAGGGGGGTCAGCAGCCCATATTTACCCGTCTTCCCAAGAGAGGGTTCAGGTCCATGTCCCGAGTTGAGTACGAAATAGTGAATATCGGTGCCCTGCAAAAGCTGATTAGCGAGAAGAAGATTGTTGACGCTTCAAATATCAGCAAAGAGCTGATGGCAGAGTTGGGTATTATACCTTCGCCGATGAGTAAGGTGAAGGTTCTCGGCAAGGGCGCGCTCAAGGCGAAGGTGGGGGTAAGTTATGATGCGGTGTCGAAGGCTGCTGGGAAGAAAGTCTACTTACCGAAGGGTTGA
- the rpsE gene encoding 30S ribosomal protein S5: MSVDKKPRAAHDSHDLSELLVSVRRVSKVVKGGRRFSFSVLVVVGDEKGRVGCGMGKHAEVSEAKIKAVNAAKKSMIRVYLRESRTLHHDVEAKFCASRVVLRSARVGTGIIAGGSVRAVFEVLGVQDVVAKIIGSSNPHSVIYAVFAAFKNMLSPKQVAGKRSRKVGEVIENR; this comes from the coding sequence ATGAGTGTTGATAAAAAGCCGCGCGCTGCGCACGATTCGCATGATTTGTCGGAGTTGTTAGTGTCTGTGCGCAGGGTCTCTAAGGTTGTTAAAGGTGGTAGAAGATTTTCCTTCTCTGTACTTGTTGTAGTAGGTGATGAGAAAGGCAGAGTAGGCTGCGGCATGGGTAAGCACGCGGAAGTTTCTGAAGCCAAAATCAAAGCGGTGAATGCGGCAAAAAAGAGTATGATCAGAGTTTATCTCCGCGAGTCAAGAACACTGCACCATGATGTAGAAGCGAAATTCTGCGCGAGTAGAGTTGTTCTCAGATCTGCCAGGGTTGGCACCGGAATTATTGCCGGCGGTTCGGTGAGAGCGGTGTTTGAGGTGTTGGGTGTGCAGGATGTTGTTGCAAAAATTATTGGATCCTCTAACCCGCATAGCGTGATTTATGCCGTATTCGCCGCATTTAAAAATATGCTATCCCCCAAGCAAGTTGCAGGTAAGAGGAGCCGTAAGGTCGGTGAAGTGATAGAGAATAGGTGA
- the rplR gene encoding 50S ribosomal protein L18: MSLCDLKRAIRRKRRVRLKLRSLSNIRLSVFKSNRHFYAQLIDDEKGATLAAASTLEPDVLAVAKRRVNSEAARTVARLFAGRLDGLDVSYRKFVLDRGSCRYIGVVAAFADELRGLGFEF, translated from the coding sequence ATGTCGTTGTGTGATTTAAAAAGGGCTATAAGGCGCAAGAGGCGAGTTAGGCTAAAGCTCAGGTCGCTGTCAAACATTAGGCTTTCCGTGTTCAAGTCTAACAGGCACTTTTATGCCCAGCTTATAGATGATGAGAAAGGTGCAACTTTAGCGGCCGCTTCCACACTTGAGCCCGATGTTTTGGCTGTGGCCAAAAGGCGGGTAAACTCAGAAGCCGCTAGAACGGTCGCAAGGTTGTTTGCCGGTCGCCTAGATGGCTTGGATGTCAGCTACCGCAAGTTCGTGCTTGATCGTGGTTCATGCAGGTACATAGGTGTGGTTGCTGCATTTGCGGATGAGTTGAGAGGTCTTGGTTTTGAGTTTTAG